In a single window of the Myxococcus guangdongensis genome:
- a CDS encoding ribonuclease HII, whose protein sequence is MSIDSREQWLQCALGELTERFVNQAQPLPSGLLEALDADPRRGAQSLARRIRARQERNRSEGQRLRHLLRFETELWEQGLVHVAGVDEAGMAPLAGPVVAAAAVLPRSYRLKGLDDSKKVLDAQKREALAESLKRDVVAWAVGRAEVEEIDQLNIYHAGLLAMRRAVEGLGLKPDYVLVDARTIPQCPAPQRGIIKGDSLSMSIAAASILAKTTRDRLMAELDARYPGYGLADHKGYPTARHVQALREKGVLPIHRRSFGPVKEVLGLVEPGEPSPAQAELFTVEPIATTRRKS, encoded by the coding sequence ATGTCCATCGATAGCCGGGAGCAGTGGCTCCAGTGCGCGCTCGGCGAGCTGACCGAGCGCTTCGTCAACCAGGCACAGCCCCTCCCCTCGGGCCTGCTGGAGGCGCTGGACGCGGACCCTCGTCGGGGTGCCCAGTCGCTGGCGCGGCGCATCCGCGCGAGGCAGGAGCGCAACCGCTCGGAGGGCCAGCGGCTGCGGCACCTGCTGCGCTTCGAGACGGAGCTGTGGGAGCAGGGGCTGGTGCACGTTGCGGGGGTGGACGAGGCGGGCATGGCCCCGCTCGCCGGCCCCGTCGTGGCGGCCGCCGCGGTGCTGCCCAGGAGCTACCGGCTCAAGGGCCTGGACGACTCCAAGAAGGTGCTGGACGCGCAGAAGCGCGAGGCGCTGGCGGAGTCGCTCAAGCGCGACGTCGTCGCGTGGGCGGTGGGCCGGGCGGAGGTCGAGGAGATCGACCAGCTCAACATCTACCACGCGGGTCTGCTGGCCATGCGCCGCGCGGTGGAGGGGCTGGGGCTCAAGCCCGACTACGTGCTGGTGGACGCGCGGACGATTCCGCAGTGCCCGGCGCCGCAGCGCGGAATCATCAAGGGTGACTCGCTCTCGATGAGCATCGCGGCGGCGTCCATCCTGGCCAAGACGACGCGGGACCGGCTGATGGCGGAGCTGGACGCGCGCTACCCGGGCTACGGCCTGGCCGACCACAAGGGTTACCCGACGGCGCGCCACGTCCAGGCGCTGCGGGAGAAGGGAGTGCTGCCCATCCACCGACGCAGCTTCGGTCCGGTGAAGGAGGTGCTCGGGCTGGTGGAGCCCGGTGAGCCGTCCCCTGCGCAGGCAGAGCTGTTCACCGTGGAGCCCATCGCGACGACGAGGCGCAAGTCATGA
- a CDS encoding carboxypeptidase-like regulatory domain-containing protein — protein MNGVLPHAGIGITFQCMIRACGWVGGLLGLGMMLSGCDDAPRMSRGHDECETTLMAVRVAVVSADGARVRGATVTATNVTSHISISGVTGSDGVTTAVNETLAPSPVRVTATAGSKVSPAAHVEWVCDSCNCAPEPSELTLELSP, from the coding sequence TTGAACGGGGTATTGCCGCACGCGGGCATCGGCATCACCTTCCAGTGCATGATTCGGGCGTGTGGATGGGTGGGTGGGCTCCTCGGACTCGGCATGATGCTGTCCGGCTGTGACGACGCGCCTCGCATGTCGCGAGGCCATGACGAGTGCGAGACGACGCTGATGGCCGTGCGCGTGGCCGTCGTCTCCGCGGACGGCGCTCGCGTGCGAGGCGCCACCGTCACCGCCACCAACGTGACCTCCCACATCAGCATCTCCGGCGTCACCGGCTCCGACGGCGTCACCACCGCCGTCAACGAGACGCTGGCGCCCAGCCCGGTGCGAGTCACGGCCACCGCCGGCTCCAAGGTGTCCCCCGCCGCCCATGTGGAGTGGGTGTGTGACAGCTGCAACTGCGCGCCCGAGCCGTCCGAATTGACCCTGGAGTTGAGCCCCTGA
- a CDS encoding metallophosphoesterase has translation MHRKNRFTPLPLAVALTLVSGMASAGVLARDPYLQKVGPDTALVAFRLAANCSPEVRYGVGATNEVARSEDSGKVHAVVLTGLKPGTEYTYEVSACGLKTPAKQFTTAPVPGTRRVHFAAMGDFGTGGSDQKRVTARMLQTKPELFVALGDNAYPDGTEADFQEHLFVPMADLLAQVPLFASPGNHEYVTNQGQPYLDNLYMPTNNPEGSERYYSFDWGHVHFVSLDSNCAIGLSSAERCSLARQKAWLETDLAGTTQPWKVVFFHHPPWSSGEHGSQLTMRRQFAPLFEKYGVDLVLTGHDHNYERSKPMKGDDVASSNGIPYLVVGGGGATLRTFAASQPAWSAMRDNKAYGFLDVEVVDGLLTANLLTTDGKVLDSLTLRKDLPPVEQPPPADALSVTVEGERGVAPHRALFLATTSTDVPVSWDFGDGGSAQGRSAEHTYAKAGQYTVTATATFGAVTRTATSVVTVSAASGGGGGGTDAGTPDERPTPTLPGTPGTGDEPGGGSGGCAAGPTATLLPLAGLLVAGLLRRRRAGRSD, from the coding sequence ATGCATCGGAAGAACCGCTTCACCCCACTTCCCCTCGCCGTGGCCCTGACGCTGGTGTCGGGCATGGCCTCCGCGGGCGTCCTCGCTCGCGACCCTTATCTCCAGAAAGTGGGTCCCGACACGGCCCTGGTGGCGTTCCGCCTGGCGGCCAACTGCTCGCCCGAGGTGCGCTACGGCGTGGGAGCGACCAACGAGGTCGCCCGCTCGGAGGACTCGGGCAAGGTCCACGCGGTGGTCCTCACGGGGCTCAAGCCCGGCACCGAGTACACCTATGAGGTCAGCGCCTGCGGCCTGAAGACGCCCGCGAAGCAGTTCACCACCGCGCCCGTGCCCGGAACGCGCCGCGTGCACTTCGCCGCCATGGGGGACTTCGGCACGGGTGGCTCGGACCAGAAGCGCGTCACGGCCCGGATGCTCCAGACGAAGCCGGAGCTCTTCGTCGCCCTGGGCGACAACGCCTATCCGGACGGCACCGAGGCCGACTTCCAGGAGCACCTCTTCGTGCCCATGGCGGACCTGCTCGCGCAGGTGCCCCTGTTCGCCTCGCCAGGCAATCACGAGTACGTGACGAACCAGGGCCAGCCGTACCTGGACAACCTGTACATGCCCACCAACAACCCGGAGGGCTCGGAGCGTTACTACTCGTTCGACTGGGGGCACGTGCACTTCGTGTCGCTCGACTCCAACTGCGCCATCGGCCTGTCGTCCGCGGAGCGCTGCTCGCTGGCCAGGCAGAAGGCGTGGCTGGAGACGGACCTGGCCGGCACCACGCAGCCGTGGAAGGTCGTCTTCTTCCACCACCCGCCCTGGTCCAGCGGCGAGCACGGCTCGCAGCTCACCATGCGCCGTCAGTTCGCGCCCCTGTTCGAGAAGTACGGCGTGGACCTGGTGCTCACCGGGCATGACCACAACTACGAGCGCAGCAAGCCGATGAAGGGCGACGACGTCGCATCCTCGAACGGCATCCCCTACCTGGTGGTGGGCGGCGGCGGCGCGACGCTGCGCACGTTCGCCGCGAGCCAGCCGGCCTGGAGCGCCATGCGCGACAACAAGGCCTACGGCTTCCTGGACGTGGAGGTGGTCGACGGGCTGCTCACCGCGAACCTGCTGACGACGGACGGCAAGGTGCTCGACAGCCTCACGCTGCGCAAGGACCTGCCGCCCGTGGAACAGCCGCCCCCGGCGGACGCGCTGTCCGTCACCGTGGAGGGTGAGCGCGGCGTGGCCCCCCACCGCGCGCTCTTCCTGGCGACCACGTCCACGGACGTCCCGGTGAGCTGGGACTTCGGAGACGGCGGCTCGGCCCAGGGCCGCTCCGCGGAGCACACCTACGCCAAGGCGGGCCAGTACACGGTGACGGCCACGGCCACGTTCGGCGCGGTGACGCGCACCGCCACTTCCGTGGTGACTGTCAGCGCCGCGTCCGGCGGCGGAGGCGGGGGCACCGACGCGGGCACGCCCGACGAGCGCCCCACCCCCACCCTGCCGGGCACGCCCGGCACCGGGGACGAGCCCGGCGGCGGCTCCGGAGGCTGCGCCGCGGGCCCCACCGCCACCCTCCTCCCCCTGGCGGGGCTGCTGGTGGCGGGGCTCCTGCGCCGGCGCCGAGCCGGCCGCTCCGACTGA
- the acs gene encoding acetate--CoA ligase, translating to MAETQQEISSVLTETRVFPPPKEFSQRAHLKSMEDYQRLWDEAASNPDKYWGERAREELYWKEPFQTVLEWKPPHARWFVEGRTNLAYNCLDRHLATRRDKPAILFEGEPGDRRQLTYGQLAVEVNRLANGLKSLGVKKGDRVGIYLPMVPEAAVAMLACARIGAVHSVVFGGFSTEALQERMKDAGAKVVLTADGGWRKGAVVPLLKNVEAALKNMPSVEKVVVARRTGDALSLTDSRMVAWDVLVNGQSDTCEPEWVESEHPLFILYTSGSTGKPKGVLHTTAGYAVVASLTTRWVFDLREDDVYWCTADVGWVTGHSYVVYGPLMNGATTVIYEGAPTHPGPDRFWDIIERYKATILYTAPTAIRAFMRLGDEHPRKKNLSSLRLLGSVGEPINPEAWMWYRDVIGQGRCPVVDTWWQTETGGIMISPLPGATPTKPGSATLPLPGIHAEILDRAGNPVPKGQGGLLFVTRPWPSMLRTVYGDPDRYVRTYFSELPGKYFTGDGARTDTDGYFWLMGRVDDVVNVAGHRLGTAEVESALVAHKLVSEAAVVGRPDDLKGTALVAFVTLKQGNAPSAELKKELAQHVSKEIGAIARPDEIRFAEALPKTRSGKIMRRLLRDVAAGKQASGDTTTLEDLNVLAALQQNDE from the coding sequence ATGGCTGAAACGCAGCAAGAAATCTCCTCGGTCCTGACCGAGACCCGCGTCTTCCCACCGCCGAAGGAGTTCTCCCAGCGTGCTCATCTGAAGAGCATGGAGGACTACCAGCGGCTCTGGGACGAGGCCGCCAGCAATCCGGACAAGTACTGGGGTGAGCGCGCTCGCGAGGAGCTCTACTGGAAGGAGCCCTTCCAGACGGTGCTCGAGTGGAAGCCGCCGCACGCGCGCTGGTTCGTCGAGGGGCGCACCAACCTGGCCTACAACTGTCTGGACCGGCACCTGGCCACGCGCCGCGACAAGCCCGCAATCCTCTTCGAGGGCGAGCCCGGAGACCGACGCCAGCTCACCTATGGGCAATTGGCCGTGGAGGTGAACCGGCTGGCCAACGGCCTCAAGTCGCTGGGCGTCAAGAAGGGCGACCGCGTGGGCATCTACCTGCCCATGGTGCCCGAGGCCGCGGTGGCGATGCTGGCGTGCGCGCGCATCGGCGCGGTGCACTCGGTGGTGTTCGGTGGCTTCTCCACGGAGGCGCTCCAGGAGCGCATGAAGGACGCGGGCGCCAAGGTGGTGCTCACCGCGGACGGCGGCTGGCGCAAGGGCGCGGTGGTGCCGCTGCTCAAGAACGTGGAGGCCGCGCTGAAGAACATGCCCAGCGTGGAGAAGGTGGTGGTGGCGCGCCGCACCGGGGACGCGCTGTCGCTCACCGACTCGCGCATGGTGGCGTGGGACGTGCTCGTCAATGGCCAGTCCGACACGTGCGAGCCGGAGTGGGTGGAGAGCGAGCACCCGCTGTTCATCCTCTACACCTCCGGCTCCACCGGGAAGCCCAAGGGCGTGCTGCACACCACCGCGGGCTATGCGGTCGTCGCCTCGCTCACCACGCGCTGGGTGTTCGATTTGCGCGAGGACGACGTCTACTGGTGCACCGCCGACGTGGGTTGGGTGACGGGCCACAGCTACGTCGTCTACGGGCCGCTGATGAACGGCGCCACCACCGTCATCTACGAGGGCGCGCCCACGCACCCGGGGCCGGACCGCTTCTGGGACATCATCGAGCGCTACAAGGCCACCATCCTCTACACCGCGCCCACGGCCATCCGCGCCTTCATGCGATTGGGCGACGAGCACCCGCGCAAGAAGAACCTGTCCTCGCTGCGCCTGTTGGGCAGCGTGGGTGAGCCCATCAACCCCGAGGCGTGGATGTGGTACCGCGACGTCATCGGCCAGGGCCGCTGCCCCGTCGTGGACACGTGGTGGCAGACGGAGACGGGCGGCATCATGATTTCGCCGCTCCCGGGCGCCACGCCCACCAAGCCGGGCTCGGCCACGCTGCCCTTGCCGGGCATCCACGCCGAGATTCTCGACCGCGCGGGCAACCCGGTGCCGAAGGGGCAGGGCGGACTGCTCTTCGTCACCCGGCCCTGGCCCTCCATGCTGCGCACCGTGTACGGAGACCCGGACCGCTACGTGCGCACGTACTTCAGCGAGCTGCCCGGCAAGTACTTCACCGGCGACGGCGCGCGCACGGACACGGATGGTTACTTCTGGTTGATGGGCCGCGTGGACGACGTCGTCAACGTGGCGGGCCACCGCCTGGGCACCGCCGAGGTGGAGAGCGCGCTCGTGGCCCACAAGCTCGTGTCCGAGGCCGCCGTCGTGGGCCGCCCCGATGACCTCAAGGGCACGGCGCTGGTGGCCTTCGTCACGCTCAAGCAGGGCAACGCGCCCTCCGCGGAGCTCAAGAAGGAATTGGCTCAGCACGTCTCCAAGGAGATTGGCGCCATCGCCCGGCCGGATGAGATTCGCTTCGCCGAGGCGCTGCCGAAGACTCGCTCCGGGAAGATCATGCGGCGGCTCTTGCGAGACGTCGCCGCGGGCAAGCAGGCATCGGGCGACACCACCACGCTCGAGGACCTCAATGTCCTCGCGGCGCTCCAACAGAACGACGAGTAG
- a CDS encoding M61 family metallopeptidase — protein MSPTVVRYRVSLPRPHSHLLEVEATFPEGSAALEARMPVWTPGSYLVREFARHVQDVTASTVDGTALPVRRVDKQSWHVDARGQAVTLRYRVYCNELTVRTSHVDGTHAYLNGACVFLYTEATREREHHVTVDAPPGWTSFCALGQRDGAFVAKDYDTLVDSPIEVGPHTPLTFSVAGVSHEVVVWGDTPADPERLCSDFQRLCEVQARLFGGLPMSRYLFLLYLTDKGRGGLEHQASTALLFPRTGLSSGRGWEDLLTLAAHEYFHLWMVKRVKPRALVPFDYSKENYTALLWAFEGSTAYYDNLIVRRAGLMSAQRYLTRLGETLTLLHSTPGRRTQTLAEASLVSWVKHYRPDENSPNSAISYYLKGEVVSALLDLEIRRATSDERGLDDVMRLLWERHGDGSGVDEGGVEAAASEVAGVDLSAFFERALRTTEELDYSVLAHVGLEASFRPRESASDRGGTPPKGKATEARTKGWLGLTLKGSATVATVLDGSPAQDAGLYAEDDVLALDGWKADGAALVARCEDKRPGETVRVTLFRRDKLLEVPVVLGAKPAEAVWLSRVDKPTEAQKAAYQSWLGAPWDEAPGAS, from the coding sequence ATGTCCCCCACCGTCGTCCGCTACCGCGTCAGCCTGCCCCGGCCCCACTCCCACCTGCTGGAGGTGGAGGCCACCTTCCCCGAAGGCTCCGCGGCCCTGGAGGCACGGATGCCGGTGTGGACGCCGGGCAGCTACCTGGTGCGCGAGTTCGCGCGGCACGTCCAGGACGTCACCGCGTCGACGGTGGACGGGACGGCCCTGCCGGTGCGGCGGGTGGACAAGCAGTCGTGGCACGTGGACGCACGGGGCCAGGCCGTCACGCTGCGCTACCGCGTCTACTGCAACGAGCTGACGGTGCGCACCAGCCACGTGGACGGCACGCACGCGTACCTCAACGGCGCCTGCGTGTTCCTCTACACGGAGGCGACGCGCGAGCGGGAGCACCACGTCACCGTGGACGCGCCCCCGGGCTGGACGTCGTTCTGCGCCCTGGGTCAGCGCGACGGGGCCTTCGTGGCGAAGGACTACGACACGCTGGTGGACAGCCCCATCGAGGTGGGTCCGCACACGCCGCTGACGTTCAGCGTGGCGGGCGTGTCCCACGAAGTCGTCGTCTGGGGCGACACGCCGGCGGACCCGGAGCGGCTGTGCTCGGACTTCCAGCGGCTGTGCGAGGTGCAGGCGCGGCTGTTCGGCGGGCTGCCCATGTCGCGCTACCTGTTCCTGCTGTACCTGACGGACAAGGGCCGCGGCGGATTGGAGCACCAGGCCAGCACCGCCCTGCTCTTCCCCCGCACGGGCCTGTCCTCGGGGCGCGGCTGGGAGGATCTGCTCACGCTGGCCGCGCACGAGTACTTCCACCTGTGGATGGTGAAGCGGGTGAAGCCCCGGGCGCTGGTGCCCTTCGACTACTCGAAGGAGAACTACACCGCGCTCTTGTGGGCCTTCGAGGGCAGCACCGCGTACTACGACAACCTCATCGTCCGCCGCGCGGGGTTGATGTCCGCGCAGCGCTACCTCACGCGCCTGGGCGAGACGCTCACGCTGCTGCACTCCACGCCGGGCCGACGCACGCAGACGCTCGCGGAGGCGTCGCTGGTGAGCTGGGTGAAGCACTACCGGCCGGACGAGAACTCGCCCAACAGCGCCATCTCCTACTACCTGAAGGGCGAGGTGGTGTCGGCCCTGCTCGACCTGGAGATCCGCCGCGCCACCAGCGACGAGCGCGGGCTGGATGACGTGATGCGGCTCTTGTGGGAGCGCCACGGCGACGGCTCCGGGGTGGACGAGGGCGGCGTGGAGGCGGCCGCGAGCGAGGTGGCGGGCGTGGACCTGTCGGCCTTCTTCGAGCGGGCGCTGCGCACGACGGAGGAGCTGGACTACTCGGTCCTCGCGCACGTCGGGCTGGAGGCGAGCTTCCGTCCGCGCGAGTCCGCCAGTGACAGGGGCGGCACCCCGCCCAAGGGCAAGGCCACGGAGGCTCGGACCAAGGGCTGGCTGGGCCTGACGCTCAAGGGCAGCGCCACGGTGGCCACGGTGCTGGACGGCTCGCCGGCGCAGGACGCGGGGCTGTACGCGGAGGACGACGTGCTGGCACTGGACGGCTGGAAGGCGGACGGCGCGGCCCTCGTCGCACGGTGTGAGGACAAGCGCCCCGGGGAGACGGTGCGCGTGACGCTGTTCCGCCGGGACAAGCTGCTGGAGGTGCCGGTGGTGCTGGGCGCCAAGCCCGCGGAGGCGGTGTGGCTTTCGCGCGTGGACAAGCCCACCGAGGCCCAGAAGGCCGCGTACCAGTCCTGGCTCGGCGCCCCCTGGGACGAGGCCCCCGGCGCGTCATAG
- a CDS encoding RsmB/NOP family class I SAM-dependent RNA methyltransferase, which yields MAPPSKSRRFARPSTKKKSPSPSSGKKKLTAAERERSTRPLREDLVLQACLEAYALVRHEGRLSDRALDFTLRRKANLYSSERRAVAERVYALLRRQRTVDFLLSRAHPRFESLDATRQDVLRLATSRVLHGEPLADVARTSSLAPGDAQALSGLPQAAAALEALPEKKRFPIAASLPDFLAERFLALYGKDAARAAEAMNERAPLTVRANLLKEDRDALAKRLGAEEVESKPTALSPMGLHLETRLNVFSLTSFREGFLEIQDEGSQLLGMLVDAPPTRVVDACAGAGGKTLQLAAQMKNRGDLHALDIDERRMEDLKKRARRAGVHNVRAQLIPAEGPEVDTALEALVGKADRVLVDAPCSGTGTFRRKPDARYRLTPEDLETHSARQKALLERFSRMVKPGGRLIYGTCSVLREENEAVVEDFLSRHPEYSVRPVAELLGAELGAKLGPGPFLRLAPHTHGTDGFFAAVLVRAK from the coding sequence ATGGCTCCCCCATCCAAGTCCCGCCGCTTCGCGCGGCCGTCCACGAAGAAGAAGTCCCCCTCCCCTTCGTCCGGCAAGAAGAAGCTCACGGCCGCCGAGCGCGAGCGCTCCACGCGTCCGCTGCGCGAGGACCTGGTGCTCCAGGCCTGCCTGGAGGCGTACGCGCTGGTGCGCCACGAGGGCCGGCTGTCGGACCGGGCGCTCGACTTCACGCTGCGCCGCAAGGCCAACCTCTACTCGTCGGAGCGCCGCGCCGTCGCCGAGCGCGTCTATGCGCTGCTGCGCCGCCAGCGCACCGTGGACTTCCTCCTGTCGCGCGCCCACCCGCGCTTCGAATCGCTGGATGCGACGCGGCAGGACGTGCTGCGCCTGGCCACCTCGCGCGTGCTGCACGGAGAGCCCCTGGCGGACGTGGCACGCACCTCGTCGCTCGCGCCCGGTGACGCGCAGGCCCTCTCCGGCCTGCCCCAGGCCGCCGCGGCGCTGGAGGCCCTGCCGGAGAAGAAGCGCTTCCCCATCGCCGCCTCGCTGCCGGACTTCCTCGCCGAGCGCTTCCTCGCGCTGTACGGCAAGGACGCCGCCCGCGCCGCCGAGGCGATGAACGAGCGCGCCCCGCTCACCGTGCGCGCCAACCTCCTCAAGGAGGACCGGGACGCCTTGGCCAAACGACTCGGCGCCGAGGAGGTGGAGTCGAAGCCCACAGCCCTGTCGCCCATGGGCCTGCACCTGGAGACGCGCCTCAACGTCTTCTCGCTGACGAGCTTCCGCGAGGGCTTCCTGGAGATCCAGGACGAGGGAAGCCAGCTGCTCGGCATGCTGGTGGACGCGCCGCCCACGCGCGTCGTGGACGCGTGCGCGGGCGCCGGCGGCAAGACGCTCCAGCTGGCCGCGCAGATGAAGAACCGAGGGGACTTGCACGCGCTCGACATCGACGAGCGGCGGATGGAGGACCTCAAGAAGCGCGCGCGCCGCGCGGGGGTGCACAACGTGCGCGCCCAACTCATCCCCGCGGAGGGGCCGGAGGTGGACACCGCGCTGGAGGCGCTGGTGGGCAAGGCGGACCGGGTGCTGGTGGACGCGCCCTGCAGCGGCACCGGGACGTTCCGCCGCAAGCCGGACGCGCGCTACCGCCTGACGCCCGAGGACCTGGAGACCCACTCCGCCCGGCAGAAGGCGCTGCTGGAGCGCTTCTCGCGGATGGTGAAGCCCGGCGGCCGGCTCATCTACGGCACGTGCAGCGTGCTGCGCGAGGAGAACGAGGCCGTCGTCGAGGACTTCCTCTCCCGCCACCCCGAGTACAGCGTGCGCCCCGTGGCGGAGCTGTTGGGCGCGGAGCTGGGAGCAAAGCTCGGCCCCGGTCCGTTCCTCCGGCTGGCGCCCCACACCCACGGCACCGACGGCTTCTTCGCGGCCGTCCTCGTCCGGGCGAAGTAG
- a CDS encoding aminotransferase class I/II-fold pyridoxal phosphate-dependent enzyme, whose amino-acid sequence MDLRDQLDSPLFTHFIANYTHPTGPDLLARTEAFFQWQESRRQTGLWPYSRSLEGAPTAECGVRSEGGVARHGVNFGSQDYLSLSTHPAVVEAAHRAIRDYGVHSAGSGMFGGNTTPGLQLEQALGEHLEMPYVALFATGWGAGFGAIAGLVRPEDHVVLDALSHASLQQGASAATQKVSRVPHLSNRAMRRKLQELRAHDTANGILVVTEGLFSMDSDIPRIEELQNLCHEFGATLLVDVAHDLGALGPRGTGSLGAQNVLGKVDLVVGSFSKTFSSNGGFVATRSPAVRQFVRVMGGPHIFSNAILPVQAAVALESLRIVRSDEGEVLRAKAMENILALRAAFAEGGVKCLGEPSNVVPVPVGDPKVARVAGKLVFERGVFPNMVEYPAVRIRESRFRMQVMASHSVEQMKLGAEVVLRAVAEARELVEAPQPSPLRAARVESGKRAEV is encoded by the coding sequence ATGGATCTGCGCGATCAGCTCGATTCGCCGTTGTTCACCCATTTCATTGCCAATTACACGCATCCGACCGGGCCTGATCTGCTGGCGCGGACGGAGGCGTTCTTCCAATGGCAGGAGTCGCGGCGACAGACAGGCTTGTGGCCGTACTCGCGCAGCCTGGAGGGGGCGCCGACCGCTGAGTGTGGCGTGCGCAGCGAGGGCGGGGTGGCGCGGCACGGGGTGAACTTCGGCTCGCAGGACTATCTGTCATTGTCCACGCATCCGGCGGTGGTCGAGGCGGCGCATCGGGCCATCCGGGACTACGGCGTGCACAGCGCCGGCTCCGGCATGTTCGGCGGCAACACGACGCCGGGGCTCCAGTTGGAGCAGGCGCTCGGGGAGCACCTGGAGATGCCGTACGTGGCGCTGTTCGCGACGGGGTGGGGCGCGGGCTTCGGCGCCATCGCCGGGCTGGTGCGTCCCGAGGACCACGTGGTGCTGGACGCGCTGTCGCACGCGAGCCTCCAGCAGGGCGCCAGCGCGGCGACGCAGAAGGTGAGCCGGGTGCCGCACCTGAGCAACCGCGCGATGCGCCGCAAGCTCCAGGAGTTGCGCGCCCACGACACGGCCAATGGCATCCTCGTCGTCACCGAGGGCCTGTTCTCCATGGACTCGGACATTCCTCGCATCGAGGAGCTGCAGAACCTCTGTCACGAGTTCGGCGCGACGCTGCTGGTGGACGTGGCGCATGACCTGGGTGCGCTGGGGCCTCGGGGCACGGGCAGCCTGGGCGCGCAGAACGTGTTGGGGAAGGTGGACCTGGTGGTGGGGTCGTTCTCCAAGACGTTCTCGTCGAACGGTGGCTTCGTGGCGACGCGCTCGCCGGCGGTGCGCCAGTTCGTGCGGGTCATGGGTGGGCCGCACATCTTCTCCAACGCGATTCTCCCGGTGCAGGCCGCGGTGGCGCTGGAGTCGCTGCGCATCGTCCGTTCGGATGAGGGAGAGGTGCTGCGGGCGAAGGCGATGGAGAACATCCTCGCGCTGCGCGCCGCGTTCGCCGAGGGCGGGGTGAAGTGTCTGGGTGAGCCCTCCAACGTGGTGCCCGTACCGGTGGGGGACCCGAAGGTGGCGCGGGTGGCGGGCAAGCTCGTGTTCGAGCGCGGCGTGTTCCCCAACATGGTGGAGTACCCCGCGGTGCGCATCCGCGAGTCGCGCTTCCGCATGCAGGTGATGGCGTCGCACTCGGTGGAGCAGATGAAGCTCGGCGCCGAGGTGGTGCTGCGCGCGGTGGCGGAGGCGCGGGAGTTGGTGGAGGCGCCGCAGCCCAGCCCCCTGCGCGCCGCGCGCGTCGAGTCGGGCAAGCGCGCCGAGGTCTGA
- a CDS encoding histidine phosphatase family protein — translation MKTELILLRHGETEWNARGLLQGHQDSPLSPEGVRQADALAARLVTVSFSALYCSDLGRAVQTASRIAARTGHEVRPDARLRERGLGVLEGLTREEASRRHPEVFGAYATNAPDFVVPGGESTSQRLGHAVECLGEVGTRHAGERVVVVMHGGVLSSFFRHSLGIPPATPRAFSVLNACWNQFDYHQGAFRLVTWGDITHLQELSADDSSAR, via the coding sequence ATGAAGACCGAGCTCATCCTGCTGCGGCACGGCGAGACGGAGTGGAACGCGCGGGGGCTGCTGCAGGGCCACCAGGACAGCCCGCTGAGCCCCGAGGGCGTGCGGCAGGCGGACGCGCTCGCGGCGCGGCTGGTGACGGTGTCCTTCAGCGCGCTGTACTGCAGTGACTTGGGCCGGGCGGTGCAGACGGCGAGTCGCATCGCCGCGCGCACGGGGCACGAGGTGCGTCCGGATGCCCGGCTGCGTGAGCGGGGGCTGGGCGTCCTGGAGGGGCTCACCCGAGAGGAGGCGAGCCGCCGACACCCGGAGGTCTTCGGCGCGTACGCCACCAACGCCCCGGACTTCGTCGTCCCCGGAGGGGAGAGCACGTCCCAGCGGCTGGGCCACGCGGTGGAGTGCCTGGGCGAGGTCGGCACCCGCCATGCGGGCGAGCGCGTGGTGGTGGTGATGCACGGGGGCGTGCTGAGCAGCTTCTTCCGCCACAGCCTGGGCATCCCGCCGGCCACGCCCCGCGCCTTCTCGGTGCTCAACGCCTGCTGGAACCAGTTCGACTACCACCAAGGCGCGTTCCGACTGGTGACGTGGGGCGACATCACCCACCTCCAGGAGCTGAGCGCGGACGACTCCTCCGCGCGCTGA